From the genome of Hymenobacter sp. PAMC 26628, one region includes:
- a CDS encoding endonuclease III domain-containing protein, whose product MLLESSPKSDPSDKSDKSVVQTTVTYAAEAAAKALADHEILDQFYGHLPPVARRTPMRELISTVLSHRTTHADEELAYDRMLEAFGDWPGVLGAPGEELIHAIRTTRWPATQAPRIQEILRRIQVETGGKFDLDFLADWPTDRAMAWLTDMPGIGLKTASLVLLFNYHHPVLPVDAHVHRVAQRVGFLGPKVSVEKAHAVLLALLGPRLDAEGLFNFHKHNYWHGQQICFFLKPNCPRCPLKGFCSYYQEHYGAATPEALAATPTAWDAAAWGKLPH is encoded by the coding sequence ATGCTGCTGGAATCGTCCCCAAAATCCGACCCGTCCGATAAATCCGATAAATCCGTGGTTCAGACAACCGTTACCTACGCCGCTGAGGCCGCCGCCAAGGCCTTGGCCGACCACGAAATCCTCGACCAGTTTTACGGGCACCTGCCGCCGGTGGCGCGGCGCACGCCCATGCGCGAGCTGATTTCGACCGTGCTCTCGCACCGCACCACCCACGCCGACGAAGAGCTGGCCTACGACCGGATGCTGGAGGCCTTTGGCGACTGGCCGGGCGTGCTGGGGGCCCCAGGGGAGGAATTGATTCACGCCATCCGCACCACGCGCTGGCCGGCCACGCAGGCGCCGCGCATCCAGGAAATTCTCCGGCGCATTCAGGTCGAAACGGGCGGCAAGTTCGACCTCGATTTCCTGGCCGACTGGCCCACCGACCGCGCCATGGCCTGGCTGACCGACATGCCCGGCATCGGCCTGAAAACGGCGTCACTGGTCTTGCTTTTCAACTACCATCACCCCGTGCTGCCGGTGGATGCGCACGTGCACCGCGTGGCCCAGCGGGTGGGCTTCTTGGGCCCCAAGGTGTCGGTAGAGAAGGCGCACGCCGTGCTGCTGGCCCTGCTGGGGCCCCGGCTCGACGCTGAAGGGCTGTTCAATTTCCACAAGCACAACTACTGGCACGGGCAGCAAATCTGCTTTTTCCTGAAGCCTAACTGCCCGCGCTGCCCCCTCAAAGGCTTCTGCAGCTACTACCAGGAGCACTACGGCGCCGCCACCCCCGAAGCCCTGGCCGCCACGCCCACCGCCTGGGACGCCGCCGCCTGGGGCAAGCTGCCGCACTAA
- a CDS encoding OmpA family protein, producing MKNFRTPFSFLLALLLLVGQLAQAQSTTVSTAKPKGMSKTLKGGLIGGLGGAAGGALLGRVIGGKSGTAKGAILGAVVGGGAGVLIGRKMDKQAAELRRDLEGATVERVGEGIKITFASGILFGSNSSTLTPAAAGNIDELATTLQKYADTNVVVEGHTDSSGSDAINQPLSQRRAQAVANELTSKSVDSARITATGYGSTQPVGDNATVAGKAANRRVEVAIFANEKMQKAAKKGTL from the coding sequence ATGAAAAATTTTCGCACTCCATTTTCTTTCTTGCTGGCGCTGCTGCTATTGGTTGGCCAATTAGCACAGGCTCAAAGCACCACTGTGAGCACGGCCAAGCCCAAGGGCATGTCCAAAACACTGAAGGGCGGCCTCATTGGCGGCTTGGGCGGGGCGGCCGGCGGGGCCCTGCTGGGCCGCGTGATTGGCGGCAAATCGGGCACGGCTAAGGGCGCCATCCTCGGGGCCGTGGTCGGCGGCGGGGCCGGCGTACTCATTGGCCGCAAAATGGACAAGCAAGCCGCCGAGCTGCGCCGCGACCTGGAAGGCGCGACTGTGGAGCGCGTGGGCGAGGGCATTAAAATCACGTTTGCCTCGGGCATCCTGTTCGGCAGCAACTCCTCAACGCTGACGCCCGCCGCTGCCGGCAACATCGACGAGCTGGCCACCACGCTCCAGAAATATGCCGATACCAACGTGGTGGTGGAAGGCCACACCGATAGCTCGGGTTCCGACGCCATCAACCAGCCCCTAAGCCAGCGCCGCGCCCAGGCTGTGGCCAACGAGCTGACCAGCAAGAGCGTAGACTCGGCCCGCATCACGGCCACGGGCTATGGCTCGACGCAGCCCGTGGGCGACAACGCCACTGTGGCCGGAAAAGCTGCCAACCGCCGCGTGGAAGTGGCCATTTTCGCCAACGAGAAAATGCAGAAAGCCGCCAAAAAAGGCACGCTGTAA
- a CDS encoding YMGG-like glycine zipper-containing protein — MKPFKIAFAFLLMVFLLAGSAAQAQDAKKGWSRKAKGAAIGGGAGAVTGTVLGGGKGAVIGAAAGVVGGGLIGRNQDKKKDPARYNGYRNKK, encoded by the coding sequence ATGAAACCCTTCAAAATTGCCTTCGCGTTTTTATTGATGGTTTTTCTATTGGCAGGCTCGGCCGCGCAAGCCCAGGACGCTAAAAAGGGCTGGAGCCGCAAAGCTAAAGGTGCGGCCATCGGCGGAGGGGCAGGGGCCGTGACCGGGACCGTGCTCGGCGGTGGCAAAGGAGCCGTTATTGGCGCGGCGGCTGGCGTGGTAGGTGGTGGCCTGATTGGCCGCAACCAAGACAAGAAAAAAGACCCGGCCCGCTACAACGGCTACCGCAACAAAAAATAA